A region of the uncultured Bacteroides sp. genome:
ATTGTGGAATCGTTCAATATCTTCTATCTCCGACAAAAAAGTAAGCCCTGTAATTAAACCAATTCCCGGAATGCTTCTTATTAACTCTATCTCCTTCACATATTTCTCAGAAACAGCAAGACTATTAATTTTTCTATTGATTTCCAATAAAAGAACTCTTTGTTGCTCTACTTCCCTGACGAGTAATGACAAGGCGTCATTACCATTCGTTGTATTAAGTGATACCTCCTCTTTTAACCATTTAAGAAAACGTCTGGACCAATGACTGGTTGATTTCTCAAATTCCGGAGGGTAAGATATACCATAAAAATGAAGCAAAGCTTTTATACGCTGTTTAAATCTAGTCATATCTTTCACCATTACGTCTCGGGTGCGTATCAATGTGCGATTTTCCAATGTCTCAATGAATGGGACATGTATACCTATGAGTTCATTAGCTCTTAAAGAACGGGCAATTTTCATACTATCACGTGAATCGTTTTTAAGTATCTGTTCTTTCTGACTGGTTGGTATATCAGCTGGATTAACCACAATATTATTTATATTTAGTTTTTTAAGTTCAAAATGAATATTAAATCCGCAGAATCCGGCTTCATAGGCTGAATAATAAGTTCCACCAGGAAAATTAGTATTCAGATAGTCCCTTAAAATTGAAGGTACAGGAGGTTGGTTGAATGTTTTATGATGAAGATATTCTGTGTAAATTGTCACATTCCAACTTTTCAAATGAACATCAATTCCAACATAAATATTTTCTCCTTCAAAATTTAGTTTGTTACTTTGTGTACGCATAAGCTTTGAGTATTTAATTGTTTAAGACTGATACCTCAAATATATTAATACTCTTGGCTTATGCTTTGTTCGTCTGCATATTAATTACAAACATAGGGACTGCTACAAAAATCAGTTATCTGCCACTAACCGGCTATTTCAATTACGCAATAACGTTGCAAACAACAGCTTGTTCAGCTTTCTAAGATATGGTATCCTATTTAATAAGCTACCC
Encoded here:
- a CDS encoding IS110 family transposase codes for the protein MRTQSNKLNFEGENIYVGIDVHLKSWNVTIYTEYLHHKTFNQPPVPSILRDYLNTNFPGGTYYSAYEAGFCGFNIHFELKKLNINNIVVNPADIPTSQKEQILKNDSRDSMKIARSLRANELIGIHVPFIETLENRTLIRTRDVMVKDMTRFKQRIKALLHFYGISYPPEFEKSTSHWSRRFLKWLKEEVSLNTTNGNDALSLLVREVEQQRVLLLEINRKINSLAVSEKYVKEIELIRSIPGIGLITGLTFLSEIEDIERFHNTDKLAGFVGIIPTCHSSGEIENYGEMTFRKKTILRKCLIESSWIAVRIDPALTRCFLQLCKRMEPNKAIIRIARKLLNRMYYVLKKRQKYECGVV